A region of Planktomarina temperata RCA23 DNA encodes the following proteins:
- the ctrA gene encoding response regulator transcription factor CtrA, protein MRILLIEDDPATSKSIELMLGHANFNVYTTDLGEEGIDLAKLYDYDLILLDLVLPDINGHDVLRQLRVARIDTPILILSGETDTENKMRGFGSGADDYLTKPFHREELIARIHAIIRRSKGHSQSIIKTGDIEVNLDGKTVEVRGNTVHLTGKEYQMLELLSLRKGTTLTKEMFLNHLYGGMDEPELKIIDVFICKLRKKLSEATGRENHIETVWGRGYVLRDPKPDDAAQDMAISA, encoded by the coding sequence ATGCGAATACTTTTGATTGAAGATGATCCTGCCACGTCGAAAAGTATTGAACTCATGCTGGGGCATGCGAATTTCAACGTCTACACGACGGATCTGGGGGAAGAGGGCATTGATTTGGCCAAACTCTATGATTACGACCTGATTTTGCTCGACTTGGTTTTGCCTGATATTAATGGGCATGATGTGTTGCGCCAGTTGCGTGTTGCTCGGATTGATACCCCGATTCTGATCCTGTCTGGCGAGACCGATACTGAGAATAAAATGCGCGGGTTTGGCTCTGGGGCGGATGATTATCTGACCAAACCGTTTCACCGGGAGGAATTGATCGCACGGATTCACGCGATCATTCGACGCTCAAAAGGGCATTCGCAATCGATCATCAAGACCGGCGATATAGAGGTGAATTTGGACGGAAAAACCGTCGAAGTGCGCGGGAATACCGTGCATCTGACCGGTAAGGAATATCAAATGCTGGAGCTGTTGAGTCTGCGCAAAGGCACGACACTTACTAAGGAAATGTTCTTAAACCATCTCTACGGTGGCATGGATGAGCCTGAGCTAAAAATCATTGATGTATTCATATGTAAATTGAGAAAGAAATTAAGCGAAGCCACTGGGCGCGAAAATCACATCGAAACCGTCTGGGGGCGCGGATATGTGTTGCGTGACCCAAAGCCCGATGATGCGGCGCAAGATATGGCAATTTCGGCCTAA
- the mnmA gene encoding tRNA 2-thiouridine(34) synthase MnmA — MSHKTPLNSLGFAKAPEDTRVVVAMSGGVDSSVVAAELAAQGYDVVGITLQLYDHGAALAKKGACCAGRDIHDARRVAEELNFPHYVLDYENKFREAVIDDFAESYLAGATPVPCIRCNERVKFKDLLQTAKDLDADCMATGHYIQRKTGPTGAQLHMAADHNRDQSYFLFSTTTEQLEYLRFPLGHLTSKAETRALASKYGLGVADKPDSQDICFVPDGNYAAVIEKLHPGSAQPGDIVDQSGKVLGTHEGIIHYTIGQRRGLGIGGLTDPIYVVRLDIENRHVVVGPKEMLATRHVRLKEVNWLGDKPLTDQAEWSIAAKVRSTRPPRDAVLRPLSETEAVVELMMAEEGVAPGQACVFYDPDGSRVLGGGWITRD, encoded by the coding sequence ATGAGCCATAAAACCCCTTTAAATTCCCTTGGTTTTGCCAAGGCGCCCGAAGACACCCGGGTGGTTGTTGCCATGTCAGGCGGGGTTGATAGCTCGGTTGTTGCGGCCGAATTGGCGGCGCAAGGCTATGATGTTGTTGGCATTACGCTCCAACTTTATGACCATGGAGCAGCACTCGCTAAAAAGGGTGCATGTTGCGCTGGCCGCGACATTCACGACGCGCGCCGCGTGGCGGAAGAGCTCAATTTTCCGCATTACGTTTTGGACTATGAGAATAAATTTCGCGAAGCGGTTATCGACGATTTTGCCGAAAGCTACCTGGCTGGGGCGACACCCGTGCCCTGTATTCGCTGCAATGAGCGTGTGAAATTCAAAGATTTGTTGCAAACGGCCAAAGATCTTGACGCAGATTGCATGGCCACGGGCCATTACATCCAACGCAAAACCGGCCCAACGGGTGCGCAATTGCATATGGCCGCAGATCACAATCGCGATCAAAGTTACTTTCTATTTTCAACCACGACCGAGCAGCTCGAATATCTGAGATTCCCGCTGGGGCATTTGACCTCCAAGGCTGAAACGCGCGCTCTGGCGAGCAAATACGGCCTTGGTGTGGCCGATAAACCTGACAGCCAAGATATTTGCTTTGTACCAGATGGTAACTACGCGGCGGTCATTGAAAAGTTGCATCCAGGTTCGGCACAACCGGGTGACATTGTCGATCAGAGCGGCAAAGTTCTGGGGACCCATGAGGGCATTATTCATTATACCATTGGCCAAAGACGCGGTCTTGGCATCGGTGGATTGACTGATCCCATCTATGTGGTCCGTTTGGATATCGAAAACCGGCATGTGGTGGTTGGACCGAAAGAGATGCTGGCGACACGGCACGTGCGCCTTAAGGAAGTCAATTGGCTTGGCGACAAGCCTTTGACTGATCAAGCCGAGTGGAGCATCGCCGCAAAAGTCCGCTCCACCCGCCCGCCACGCGACGCGGTTCTGCGCCCGTTGTCGGAAACCGAAGCGGTGGTAGAGCTGATGATGGCCGAAGAGGGTGTGGCGCCGGGGCAGGCTTGCGTTTTCTATGATCCCGATGGCAGCCGGGTTTTGGGCGGTGGTTGGATCACCCGGGATTGA
- a CDS encoding DUF1153 domain-containing protein produces the protein MHIRKVRGPRTVQLPDGGYLSRGDLPPPTTKRWVASRKATVVKAVRFGLISLEEACNLYDLTRDEYSSWQTAVARHGESALRATALKKYRQFDQ, from the coding sequence ATGCATATTCGCAAGGTTCGCGGTCCACGCACGGTTCAATTGCCCGATGGCGGATATTTGAGCCGTGGTGACCTGCCGCCCCCCACAACAAAACGCTGGGTCGCCTCGCGCAAGGCGACTGTTGTGAAAGCCGTGCGTTTTGGACTGATTTCATTGGAGGAAGCCTGTAATCTCTACGACTTGACCCGAGATGAATACAGCAGCTGGCAAACTGCTGTGGCCCGGCACGGGGAGTCAGCGCTGCGCGCTACGGCGTTGAAAAAGTATCGCCAATTTGATCAATAG
- the lpxB gene encoding lipid-A-disaccharide synthase has protein sequence MKLFLLAGEASGDRLGADLMRGLRHLTPDVTFRGIAGPEMQSEGLDSLFDMSELSVMGLAEVLPKYFALKRRLDQTVAEVLAWKPDILITIDSPDFSLRVARAVRAADPKIRTCHYVAPSVWAWRAGRAKKMAGFIDHVLALLPFEPPYMEAEGMACDFVGHPVAAQAPITSKQIAKFQADYALDPARESLMILPGSRPSEIKRLLPVFCQVLSEPFFADFQLIFPTLPHLEPLLREALKGLPQETVLVTGSGLSAAAAAEERLVAYGAAKAALAASGTVSLELAAAGTPMVIAYDMGLISRLIIGAMLQIDTVTLVNLVSETRAVPEFVGRDCKAAQIAPALRQILSAPAAQAQAIEETMTRLGRGDPELPYRSARAVLKGLQ, from the coding sequence GTGAAGCTGTTCCTTTTGGCAGGTGAGGCCTCCGGCGATCGGCTTGGGGCGGATCTGATGCGCGGGTTGCGTCACCTTACACCGGATGTAACCTTTCGAGGGATCGCCGGGCCTGAGATGCAAAGTGAAGGTTTGGACAGCCTGTTTGACATGTCCGAGCTGTCCGTCATGGGGTTGGCGGAAGTCTTGCCAAAATATTTCGCCCTAAAGCGCCGCTTGGATCAGACCGTGGCGGAGGTGCTGGCCTGGAAGCCAGATATTTTGATCACCATCGACAGTCCTGATTTCTCCTTAAGGGTGGCGCGGGCGGTGCGGGCGGCGGACCCGAAGATCAGAACCTGCCACTATGTTGCGCCGTCAGTTTGGGCTTGGCGAGCGGGGCGCGCAAAGAAAATGGCGGGCTTTATTGATCATGTGCTGGCGCTATTGCCCTTCGAGCCGCCCTATATGGAGGCCGAAGGCATGGCTTGCGATTTTGTGGGTCATCCGGTCGCGGCGCAAGCCCCGATCACCTCTAAACAGATTGCTAAGTTTCAAGCCGACTACGCCTTAGATCCAGCGCGTGAGTCTTTAATGATTCTGCCGGGATCTCGACCCTCAGAAATCAAGCGCCTGTTGCCCGTGTTCTGCCAGGTCCTATCAGAGCCATTTTTCGCAGATTTCCAGCTGATTTTTCCGACATTGCCGCATCTGGAGCCGCTCTTGCGCGAAGCGCTTAAGGGCTTGCCGCAGGAGACAGTGTTGGTCACAGGCTCCGGGCTCAGCGCGGCGGCTGCTGCCGAAGAGCGGCTGGTTGCCTATGGCGCCGCAAAAGCGGCTTTGGCGGCCTCTGGCACCGTATCGCTTGAGCTGGCAGCGGCCGGCACGCCGATGGTGATTGCCTATGACATGGGTCTCATCTCGCGGTTGATCATCGGTGCTATGCTCCAAATTGACACGGTGACCTTGGTCAACCTTGTATCAGAGACCCGGGCTGTTCCAGAATTTGTCGGTAGAGACTGTAAAGCCGCACAAATCGCACCCGCTTTGCGGCAAATTCTGAGCGCTCCCGCAGCGCAAGCGCAAGCCATAGAGGAGACGATGACGCGCCTTGGCCGTGGAGATCCAGAGTTGCCCTATCGTTCGGCGCGCGCGGTCCTCAAAGGGCTCCAATAG